One segment of Eschrichtius robustus isolate mEscRob2 chromosome 3, mEscRob2.pri, whole genome shotgun sequence DNA contains the following:
- the LOC137761434 gene encoding lymphotactin-like — protein sequence MRLLILAFLGICCLAAYTVEGVGSEVLEKTICVSLTTQRLPIKNIKTYTIKEGSMKAVIFITRRGLKVCADPQVEWVKKAVRTIDKSTRRNVSQTKPTGAQQSNNTAVTLTA from the exons ATGAGACTTCTCATTCTGGCTTTCCTCGGGATCTGCTGTCTCGCTGCATACACTGTGGAAG GTGTGGGGAGTGAAGTTCTAGAAAAGACCATCTGTGTGAGTCTGACTACCCAGCGACTGCCAATTAAAAACATCAAGACCTACACCATCAAGGAGGGCTCCATGAAAGCAGTGAT ATTTATTACCAGACGTGGCCTTAAAGTCTGTGCTGATCCACAAGTTGAATGGGTGAAAAAAGCAGTCCGAACAATAGACAAGTCCACCAGGAGAAATGTGAGCCAGACCAAGCCTACAGGAGCCCAACAATCCAACAATACAGCTGTGACCCTGACTGCGTAG